The genomic segment GCGCAGCGGTACGCGAGTTCTGCGTCGCCGCCCGCGAAGAGGTGACCGGCTGCACCTTCCCGCCGGTCTTCAGCTGGCGTTGAGGCGAGGAGAACAGCGACATGGCCGACATCGGACGTGGCTGGCGCCACCTGGCCGACCGGAACCCGGCGGCCGGGTTCGTCGACGCGAGCCTGCGCGGCGCCGCGCAGGTGGTGCTCCAGAACAATCCGCTCAGCGGCCTGCTCATCCTGATCGCGCTGGCCTGGGGCGCGTTCGAGAACGGGACGCCCCGGGTGTTCGGCGGCGGCGTGCTCGCCCTGGTCGTGGGCACCGCCACCGCGCTGGCGCTGCGGGTCGACATGTCCAGCTGGCGCAAGGGCCTGTTCGGCTTCAGCCCGCTGCTGACCGGGCTCGCGGTGCCCACGTTCCTCGACCAGCGCCCGCTGATGTGGCTCTACCTCGTGCTCGGCGCGATCGGCACGGTGGTGGTCACGCTCGCCCTCAACGCCGTGTTCAAACGCTGGAACCTGACCGCCTACACGTTCCCGTTCGTGCTCACGACCTGGTTCCTGCTGATGGCGGCGTACCAGTTCGACAGGTTCACCGTGCTCACCAAGCTGACGCCGAAGTTCCCCGGTGAGGGATCGTCGGCCGGCGGCACGTTCGACTGGGGCCTCGTCCCGACGTTCTTCAAGGGCGTGTCCCAGGTCTACCTGATCGAGAGCTGGGTGACCGGCCTGCTCATCCTCGTCGCCCTCCTGATCAACTCCCGGTGGTCGGCGCTGTTCGCGGTGATCGGCGCCGTCGGCGCGACACTGCTGGCGCTCTGGTTCGGTGCCGACGGCGCGTCCCTGGACAAGGGGCTGTTCGCCTTCAACGCGGTCCTGACCGCGATCGTGGTGGGCGCTGTCGCGCACCGCCCCGGCGCGCTGGTGACCGTCTACACGCTGTTCGGCATCGCGCTGACGCTGGTCGTGCAGATGGCGTTGACCACGGTGCTCACGCCGCTGGGCATCCCGGTGCTGACCGGTCCGTTCAACATCGCCACCTGGCTGTTGCTGCTGCCGGACCGGCACTTCGCGCCGCTGCCCAACCACGAACGGGTCAGGGACAGCGTCCTGCACACCGTGCGCGACTCCGTCCACCTGCGAGAGAAGGAGGGAAACCGTGTCCGCTCCGAACGCGGGTGACACCGCCTGGGTGCTTGTCTGCGCCGGGCTGGTCCTGTTCATGACGCCGGGGCTCGCCGCGTTCTACGGCGGCATGGTCCGTACCCGCAACGTGCTGGCGATGCTGCAACAGAACATGATCGCGCTGGGCGTGGTCAGCCTGACCTGGGTGCTTGTCGGCTACACCATCGCCTTCGGCGACGACGCCGGCAGCGGGCTGTTCGGCAACCTGGAGCTGTTCGGGCTCACCGACCTGAAGGTGCCGCCCGCGCCGAACCTGCACGTGGTCGACGGCCGGATCACCATCCCGACGCTGGCGTTCGTATTGTTCCAGATGATGTTCGCGGTGATCACGCCCGCGCTCGTCACCGGCGCCACCGCGGGTCGGCTCAAGTTCGGTGGCTGGGTGCTGTTCCTCGCGGTCTGGTCGATAGTGGTCTACGCGCCGATCGCGCACTGGCTCTGGCACCCCGGCGGATGGCTCGCGAAGTTCGGCACCCAGGACTGGGCCGGCGGTCTCGTCGTGCACGCCAGCGCCGGCGCCGCCGTCCTCGCCGTCCTGCTCGTCGTCGGCCGCCGCCGGGACTGGCCGCACACCGCCGCGCCACCGAACTCGATTCCGCTGACCATCGTCGGCGCCGGCATCCTCTGGTTCGGCTGGTTCGGCTTCAACGGCGGCGACGGCCTCCAGGCCAACGGCCTGGCCGCGCAGGCCGTCCTCAACACGCACCTGGCCGCCGCCGCGGCGATGCTCGTCTGGCTGGCGCTGGAACGCGTCACGGACGGACACAGCACCGTCGTGGGCGCGGTCTCCGGCGCGGTCGCGGGCCTGGCCACCGTCACCCCGACCGCCGGGTACGTCAACGCGGCCTCGGCCGTCGCGATCGGCGCGCTGGCCGGCCTGGTCTGCCACTTCGCGCTGAAGCTGAAGTACCTGCTGCGCCTCGACGACGCGCTCGACGTGCTCGCCGTGCACTTCGTCGGCGGCATGCTCGGCACGCTCCTGCTCGGCCTGTTCGGCAACCGCGGGGTCAACCCGCTCGGCGCCGACGGGCTGTTCCTCGGCGGCGGAGGTGGCCTGCTGTGGCGCCAGCTCGTCGGCGTGGTGAGCGTGGTCGCGTTCTCCTTCGTCCTGACCTGGCTGATCGCCGCCGGGGTGCAGGCGCTCATCGGCCTGCGCGTACCGCCGGCCGACCAGGAACGCCTGGACCAGGCGCAGCAGGGCGCCGACGCGTACCACCTGGGCGGCGTCACCAGCCTGACCGCGCCCGGCGCACCCCGCCGTCGCACCGCGGCGACGCCGGCCGGCGAACCGGCAGTGCCGCCCGGCCGGCGGGTACGGGTGGTCACCGCGCTGCTGGAACCGGACCCGGCGGCGAACAGCGCCGACCTGCGCGACGCGCTGCTGCGCGCCGGCGCGATCTCGGTCATCGTGAGCGACGCCGCCGTGGCGACCACGACACCTCAGGCCAGCCTGCTGCCCCGCGGCTACTGGCAGGACCAGCCCCTCGCCGCCCGGCTGCGCGTCACCGTGCTGGTCGGCGCGGACGGGGTGGGGGCGGTGCTGGACGAGTTGGACCGGATGGGCGCGCGCCGGGCCGACACGTTCGTGCAGGAGGCGGAACGCGTCCAGTCCTGACAGTCGGCGGCGAAAACCGCTGTCCGGTTGCCGGGTGCACTGGTAGAAAGCCGACGTGCACAAGACGTTGACGTTCTCCGATCATCTGCGGCTCATCGACGAACGGTCGACCGCCTTCCGCACCACGGTCGCCGCGGCGCCCAGCCTCGACATGACGGTTCCCACCCATCCGGAGCGGACGCTGTTCGATCTCGTCCGACACGTGGGCACGGGCCGTCGCAAAGCAGCCGCGATCGTCGCCGCGGGGCCCGCGGACGGGCCCCCGGAGGCGTCGGCATGGGAGGACGGAGTGGGTGCGCCCCGGGAACGCGAGGCGCTGCTGGCCTGGTGGACCGAGTCCGTCGAGCGGTTGACGAGGGCGCTGGGTGAGGCCGGCCCGGATCGCGGTTGCTGGACGTGGTGGGACGACTCGCCGTCCCCGCAAACCGCTGGTGCCTGGGCGCGGCGACAGGTTCCCGAGATCGCGGTGCACACCTACGACGCCCAGCTCACGGTGGGCAGCCCTCAGCCGCTGCCGGAGGAGGTCGCCCTCGACGGTTTCGACGACTGCCAGTTCACCCTCTGCGCGACGACTGTCGCCTGGCCGCACCGGCCCGCCGTCGTCGACTACCACGCCGTCGAGGGCCGCTCCTGGCGCCTCCGGCTGTCCGCCGAGGGGGCGCAGGTCGCCCACCTCACGCCCGCTGCCGGTGGGGCCCCGGACGCGGCCGACGTCTCCGCCCGGGGCACCGCCAGTGACCTGGTCCTGTTCTTCTACGGCCGCATACCGCTGGATTCCCTGCAGTTCGACGGCGACCGTCGCATCTTCGACCAGCTCGCGGCCTGGGACCCGTCCGTGTAGCCGGTCGTGCCGCATACTGGCTCGGTGTTCACTCTCGCCCAGGCGCGACACCTGGTGGCAACGTTGCGGCCGCGCGTTGACGAGCTGATCCGGTTGCGGGCCGACCTGGCCGAGTTGCGTGTCGATCTGGCCGACCACGGCGTCAGCGCGCTCGGCGGGCTGGCCGAGGTGAAGGCGTTGGAGGCGCGCCTGCATCTCGTGGTGGACGAGTTCCACCAGCACGAGATCGCGGTCAAGGGAATCGCTCCGGTGCTGCTCGACTTTCCCGGTGAACGTGACGGCCGGGCGGTGCTCTGGTGCTGGCTGGAGGGGGACACCGACATCCGGTGGTACCACCGGGTCGAGTGCGGGTTCGCCGGCCGCCGTCCGGTCTGAGCCGTTCGTGGGTGACGCGCGGCGGGCGGTGCCGTCCGACGCCGACGAGCTGGTGCGGTTGCGTGGGCTGATGCTGGCCGGAATGAGTGGGGTGCCGACGCCGCCGGGTCGCTGGCAGGACGTCGCCCGGGACAATCTGCATGCCTGGCTGGCCGAGCCGGATCCCTGGCTCGCCGCCTTCGTGGTCGACACGCCGGACGGCGCGTCGCTGGCGGCCTGCGCGGTGGGCACTGTGGAGCGGCGGCTCGGCGGGCCGGACGACCCGAGCGGCCTGGTCGGGTACGTCTTCAACGTCAGCACCGACCCGGCGTACCGCCGGCGTGGCCACAGCCGAACCTGCCTGACCGCGCTGCTGGCCTGGTTCCGGGTCCGGGGCGTACGCCGGGTCGACCTGCGGGCCTCGGCGGCCGGCCGGCCGCTCTGCCGTGCCCTGGGCTTCCGGGAGACCGCCGACCCGGCGATGCGGCTGACCTTTCCGGCGGAATCCTTCATCCCACCCCGCGAAACCGGCAGCGATTTGTAGCGAGTAGTCGCTATGCGCGCCGGGCCGCAAATCGGTGATCTTCCATGTGCTGTGATCTTATTGATATCTATCTCTCACCACCACTTCACGCCCCCAGGAGTGCGACGTGCGGAGATCCCGTCTTGCCACCCTCGCCCTGACCCTGGCCGCCTCGGTCGGGGTCACCCTGTCTCTGGCCGCCCCCGCCCAGGCGGCCCCGACCGACCGCTACGTCGCGCTCGGCGACTCGTACGCCTCCGGCGTCGGCGCCGACAGCTACACGTCCGAGAGCGGTAACTGTCTACGCAGCACGAACGCCTACCCGGCGCTCTACAACGCCAACATCAAGCCCGCTTCGTACCGGTCGGTCGCCTGCTCCGGCGCCACCACGACGGACGTCATCAACAGCCAGCTCTCCGCGCTCTCCTCCACCACCACGCTGGTCAGCGTCACGGTGGGCGGCAACGACGTCGGCTTCGCCAACATCATGAGCACCTGCGTGCTGCAGGGGGAGACCCAGTGCGTGGCGGCTGTGCAATCCGCCATGAACGTGGCCCGCACCTCGATGCCGGGCCGCCTCGCCAACGTCTACAACGGCATCAAGAGCCGCTCGCCCTCGGCCCGCGTCGTGGTGGTCGGCTACCCGGTCTTCTACCAGCTCGGCACGACCTGTGTCGGGCTCAGCGCGACGTCCCGGGCGAAGATCAACGAGGGCATCAACCTGCTCGACGACATCACCCGTACGGCCGCCGTCTCGGCCGGCTTCAAATTCGCCGACGTGCGTTCCATCTTCGTCGGCCACCAGCTGTGCAGCTACGGGACCAAGTGGCTGCACGCGCTCAACGTGCTGAGCCTGAGCAAGTCGTACCACCCGACGGCGGCGGGGCAGTCCGGCGGCTACTACCCGGTGTTCCGGGCCGCCGCCGGCTGACCCGATCCACGGCAGCGGCACGCCTCCCGCGGGGGCGTGCCGCTTCGCCGTGCCCGGCGACGGGTGCGGCCGTCAGGCCGGCAGGACCTTCTCGATCGCCGCGCGTAGCTCGGGGTCCTCGGGCGTGACCTGCGGGCCGAACCGGGCGGCCACCGTGCCGTCCGGCGCGACGAGGAACTTCTCGAAGTTCCAGCGCACGTCGCCGGTGTGCCCCTCGGCGTCCGGCGTGGACACCAACTCCGCGTAGAGCGGGTGCCGGTCCGGCCCGTTGACGTCGACCTTCGCCGTCAGCGGGAACGTCACGCCGTAGTTGACCTGGCAGAACTCCTCGATCTCGGCGGCGCTGCCCGGCTCCTGGCCGGCGAACTGGTTGCACGGCACCCCGAGCACCGTCAGCCCGCGTCCGGCGTACGTGTCGGCGAGCTCCTGAAGGCCCGCGTACTGCGGGGTGAGGCCGCAGCGGGAGGCCACATTGACCACGAGCAGGGCGCGGCCGCGGTAGCGGCCGAGGTCGGCCGGGCCGCCGGTGAGGGCGTCGATCTGGACGTCGAAAACGGTCATGGGACGAGGCTACGACTCGTCGTGCCCACCGTCCCGCGTCACCCGTGAAATCGATGCATCGACATCTTGACGAAGTGGTGACGGCGTGAGTAGCGTCTCAGCAATCAATTTGGAAAGTTTCCTAACTATTGGAGGGACGCCGTATGAAGAGATCGCTCCGCCGGGCCCTGTGGGCCACCGGCGCCGTGGTCGCGCTCGCGGTCGCCGCGGTGCCCATGACCACCGCGTCGGCCGCCGGCAGCGTCACCGCCACGTTCGCCAAGGTGCAGGACTGGGGGACCGGCCACGAGGGGCGGGTGACCGTCACCAACGGCACCAGCTCCACCGTCAACGGCTGGCGCATCGAGTTCACGCTGCCCTCCGGCACCTCGATCAGCAGCTCCTGGGACGCCGACATCACCCGTAGCGGCGACCGCTACGTGGCGGTCAACAAGAGCTGGGCGTCGACGCTCGCCCCCGGCGCCAGCTTCAGCTGGGGCTACAACGGCACCGGCGCGTACAAGGCGCCGGTGAGCTGCACCATCAACGGTGGCACCTGCACCGGCGGCGGCACGCCGACGACCACCGCGCCGACCACCGCACCGCCGACCACGACGCCACCCACCACCACTCCGCCGACGACTACCCCGCCGACCACGCAGCCGCCCACCACGCCGCCGCCCGGCGGCAAGAAGATCGTCGGCTACTTCGCCGAGTGGGGCGTCTACGCCCGCAACTACCACGTCAAGAACATCCACACCAGCGGCTCGGCCGCGAAGCTGACCCACATCCTGTACGCCTTCGGCAACACCACCGGCGGCCGGTGCAGCATCGGGGACAGCTACGCCGACTACGAGAAGGCGTACACCGCGGCGGACAGCGTCGACGGCGTCGCCGACACCTGGGACCAGCCGCTGCGCGGCAGCTTCAACCAGCTGCGCAAGCTCAAGAAGATGTACCCGAACCTGAAGGTGCTCTGGTCCTTCGGCGGCTGGACCTGGTCCGGCGGCTTCACCCAGGCCGCGCAGAACCCGGCCGCGTTCGCCGACTCCTGCTACTCCCTGGTCAAGGACCCGCGCTGGGCGGACGTCTTCGACGGCATCGACGTGGACTGGGAGTACCCGAACGCCTGCGGCCTCCAGTGCGACAGCAGCGGCCCGAACGCGTTCAAGAACGTGGTCTCGGCGCTGCGGAGCAAGTTCGGCTCCAGCTTCCTGGTCACCGCGGCGATCACCGCCGACGGCAGCAACGGCGGCAAGATCGACGCCACCGACTACGCCGGCGCCGCGAACAGCCTCAACTGGCTGATGCCGATGACGTACGACTACTTCGGCGCCTTCAACGCCCAGGGGCCGACCGCGCCGCACTCGCCGCTCTACTCCTACGCGGGCATCCCGCAGCAGGGCTTCTGGTCCGACGCGGCGATCCAGAAGCTCAAGTCCAAGGGCGTACCGTCCAGCAAGCTGCTGCTCGGCGTCGGGTTCTACGGACGCGGCTGGACCGGCGTGACCCAGGCCGCGCCCGGCGGCAGCGCCACCGGCGCGGCACCTGGTACCTACGAGGCCGGCATCGAGGACTACAAGGTGCTCAAGAACAGCTGCCCGGCCACCGGCACCGTCGGCGGCACGGCGTACGCCAAGTGCGGCAGCAACTGGTGGAGCTACGACACGCCGTCGACCATCGGCGGCAAGATGAGCTACGCCAACAGCCAGGGCCTCGGTGGCGCGTTCTTCTGGGAGCTCTCCGGTGACACCAGCAACGGCGAGCTGATCGGCGCCATCAAGGGCGGTCTCGGCTGAGCCGAGGGCCGACGCACCACCCACCCGGCGGGGAGGGGCCGTACCGGCCCCTCCCCGCCCGCGTGCCGTCCTGGCCGAGCGCGCCGATCCGGGTCAGGATGGGGAGTCACCCGGCCACGCGGGCCGGATGTGACACACTCGCCGCTCGACGAGTCCACGCGACGGGAGGACAGATGGGCCGCAGCCACCGGGACCGGTTCGCCGGTCTCGTCGTCCTCGCGCTCCTGCCGGCGGCCCTGGCCGCCTGCGGCTCGGGCGGCCAGGACGGCAAAGACGCCCCGCCCAGCGGGAAGGCGCCGGCCGAGGAGGCGGCGGCCAAGAGCCGCGAACGTGTGCAGGCGTACCTGGACGCGCTCACCGCCCGCGACGCCGCCGCCGGCCGCAGCCAGCTCTGCGCGCCCATGCACGCCGCCTTCGACTCCGCCGCCACCGGCCCGAACGGCGACTTCGCCGACCACTTCACCGTGCCCGAGGCGACGATCACCGAGGTCCGCTCCGGTCCGAACGGCCAGGAGGTCAGCGCCTCGATCACCGTCGCCGTTGGCTCGCGCAAGGCCGCCCGGTCGCTCCTGTTCACGGTCACCCGTACCGGGGCGGACTGGTGCATCTCCGGCGAGGTGCCCGGCGAGCCCGCAGTCGAGGCGACCGCCGACCCGACGGAGCCGCCGCCGTCCGCGCGGGCGCCCTCGCCGGTGCCCTCCCAGTGACCGGAACCATCCCCCTCGGCGGCGAGTGATCGAGACGGTCGCCGTACGCTTTCCTTCATGCGCCATGAGTGGCATCAGCTGAGTCACCCCGCCGTGGGCAGCCCTGGTCTGCAGACCAGCCGCCCGACCGCCGACTCCGCCGAGGACGCGGCCCTCGGCCTCGACCGTTGGCGGGAGCTGCCGCGCGCCCAGACCCCGCCGTGGGACGACCCGGCCCAGGTCGCCGAGGTGTGCCGGGTGCTGGACACGGTGCCCTCGGTGGTCGCGCCCTACGAGGTCGACCAGTTGCGGCAGCGGCTGGCGCTGGTCTGCGAGGGCAAGGCGTTCCTGCTCCAGGGCGGTGACTGCGCGGAGACCTTCGCCGACAACACCGAGAGCCACCTGCTCGCCAACGCCCGCACGCTGCTCCAGATGGCCATCGTGCTCACCTACGGCGCGTCGCTGCCCGTGGTCAAGGTCGCCCGGGTCGCCGGCCAGTACACCAAGCCCCGGTCCCTGCCGACCGACGCCCGGGGCCTGCCCGCCTACCGCGGCGACATGATCAATTCCCTGGAGGCCACGCCGGAGGCGCGGGTCGCCGACCCGCAGCGCATGATCCGGGCGTACGCCAACTCGGCCGCCGCGATGAACATGCTCCGGGCGTACCTGGCCGGCGGGCTGGCCGACCTGCACGCCGTGCACGACTGGAACAAGGACTTCGTCCGGCAGTCCCCGGCCGGCGAGCGCTACGACGCGATCGCCCGCGAGATCGACCGGGCGCTGGCCTTCATCCGGGCCTGCGGGATGACCGACGACGAGGCGCTGCGCACCGTCACGCTGCACTGCTCGCACGAGGCGCTGGCGCTGGAGTACGACCGGGCGCTGACCCGGATCTCCAACGGCAAGGCGTACGGCCTGTCCGGGCACTTCCTCTGGATCGGTGAGCGGACCCGGCAGATCGACGGCGCGCACATCGACTTCATCTCCCGCATCGCCAACCCGATCGGGGTCAAGCTCGGCCCGACGACCACCCCGGACGAGGCGATCGAGCTCTGCGAGAAGCTCAACCCGGACAACGTCCCCGGCCGGCTCACGCTGATCAGCCGGATGGGCAACCACCGCGTACGCGACGCGCTGCCGCCGATCGTCGCGAAGGTCACCGCCGCCGGCGCGAAGGTCGTCTGGCAGTGCGACCCGATGCACGGCAACACGCACGAGTCCTCGAACGGCTACAAGACCCGGCACTTCGACCGGATCGTCGACGAGGTGCTCGGCTACTTCGAGGTGCACCGGGGCCTGGACACCCACCCGGGCGGCCTGCACGTCGAGCTGACCGGCGAGGACGTCACCGAGTGCCTGGGCGGCGCCCAGGGCATCGAGGACCTGGACCTGCCCGACCGGTACGAGACCGCCTGCGACCCCCGGCTGAACACCCAGCAGTCGCTGGAGTTGGCGTTCCTGGTGGCGGAGATGCTCCGTGGCTGACGCGAGGAGTGAGCTTGCGAGCCCCGCAGTCGGCGGCCGGAAGAATCACAGTGGCTGACGCGAAGAGTGAGCTTGCGAGCCCCGCAGTCGGCAGCCGGAGGAGGCACAGTGGCTGACGCGAGGAGTGAGCTTGCGAGCCCCGCAGTCGGCAGCCGGAGGAGGCACAGTGGGTGAGGTCATCGATCTGCGGACGGACACCGTGACCCGGCCGACGCCGGGGATGCGGGAGGCGATGGCCGCCGCCGAGGTGGGCGACGACGTCTACGGCGAGGACCCGACGGTCACCGCGCTGGAGACCGAGGTGGCCGCGCTGTTCGGCCACGAGGCGGCGCTGTTCGCCCCGAGCGGCTCGATGGCCAACCAGATCGCGCTCCAGCTGCACGTGCCGCCCGGTGACGAGTTGCTCTGCGACGCCGACGCGCACGTGGTCACGTACGAGCTCGGTGCCGCCGCCGCGTACGGCGGAATCTCCTCGCGGACCTGGCCGGCGGTGGGCGCGGAGCTGGACCCCGACGTGGTCGCCGGGATGATCCGGCCGGACGGCTACTTCGCGGTGCCCACGCGGGCGATCGCGGTGGAGCAGACCCACAACCGGGGCGGCGGCGGGGTGATCCCGCTGCCGACGCTGCGCCGGATGCGTGCGGTCGCCGACGAGCACGGGGTGGCCCTGCACTGTGACGGCGCGCGGATCTGGCACGCGCACGTCGCCGACGGGGTGCCGCTGGCCGAGTACGGCGTGCTGTTCGACACGCTGTCGGTGTGCCTCTCCAAGGGCCTCGGCGCGCCGGTCGGCTCGCTGGTGGTGGGCAGCGCCGAGAAGATCGCCCGGGCGCGGTTCCTGCGCAAGCGGATGGGCGGCGGCATGCGGCAGGTCGGCATCCTCGCCGCCGCCGGCCGGTACGCGCTGGCGCACCACGTCGAGCGGCTCGCCGACGACCACGCCAAGGCGGCCCGGCTGGCCGAGGCGGTCGCCCCGCACGGGGTGCTCGCGTCTGTGGTGCGCACCAACATCGTGCCGATCGACCTGACCAAGCACCCGCTGGACGCGCACGCGCTGGCGGCGGCCGCGCGGGCCGAGGGGTTGCTGATCTCGGTGCTCGGCCCGCGTACCGCCCGGCTGGTCACCCACCTGGACGTCACCGACGCGCAGGTCGACCGCGCCGCCACCATCCTGAACGCCGCGCTGCGCGCCTGACCTTCCGCCCCTGGGCGCTCCACCCCCGCCTCGTTGATCAAGGAGTTTGTGTCCGATTCCGCGCCGTAGCGGGACACGAACTCCTTGATCACCGCGGTCTCGCGGGGGGAGAGGGAGGGGGGAGGGGAACTGTCAGGGGTGGAGACGCTTCAGGGCGGCGATGTCGGCGGCGTGGCCGATGTGCTTCTCCGTGGGGGTCTCCACCAGCACGGGCACACCGGCGGTCGCCGGGTGGCGCATCAGCTCGGCGAACGCCGGCTCGCCGATGGTGCCCTTGCCGATGTTCTCGTGCCGGTCCCGGGTGGAGCCGCACAGGTCCTTCGAGTCGTTCGCGTGCACCAGCCGCAGCCGGTCCGCGCCCACGGTGGCGACGAGCGTGTCGAGGGTGGCGGTCATGCCACCCTCGGCGGCCAGGTCGTGACCGGCCGCCCAGGCGTGGCAGGTGTCGAAGCAGACCCCGAGCATCGGGTGCCGGTCGACCGCGTCCAGGTAGGGGCCGAGGTGCTCGACCCGGGACGCCAGTGACCGGCCGCCCCCGGCACTCGGCTCGACCAGCAGCATCGGCCCACCGGTGGCAGCGACCTCGTCGAGCAGCGGAAGCAGTGCCTCGCGGACCTGCCGCAGGGCCGCCTCGGCGTGACCGGCGTCGACCGAGCTGCCGGCGTGGAAGACCACGCCCTCGGCGCCGATCGCCCGGCCCCGCCGCAGTGCGTGCGCCAGCGTCTCGGCCGACCGGGTGACTGTTGCCGGGGTGGGGGAGCCGAGGTTGACCAGCAGCGACGCGTGGATGAAGACGGGCAGGCCGCGCTCACCGCACCCGTCGCGGAACAGCGTGTCCTGCGCCCGGTCGCCGGGCGGCAACGCCCAGCCGCGCGAGTTCGAGACGTAGACCTGCACCACCTCGGACTCGGCCGCGTCCGCGTACGGCAGGGCCGCCCGGGCCAGGCCGCCGGAGGTGGGGGTGTGCGACCCCACCCGCCGGCGCCCGTCACACCCGCTCACAGGCACGTCACCGTGATCGTCGTACCCGGCGGCACCGGCGTGTTCTCGGCCGGGTTCTGGATCCGGACGATGCCGTTCGGGTTGAGCTGGACGTTGACCGGGAAGCCCTGGCTCTCCAGCGTCTGCTTGGCCTGCTGGCAGGGCATGTCGATCACGCGGGGCACGGCCACCTGCGGCGGACCCTTGCTGATCTCCAGCTTGACCTGGGTGCCCTTCTCCACGCCGGCGCCGTCGGCCGGGCTCTGGCCGAGGATCTCGTCCTTCGGCTTGTCGGACTCCTTGACGGTCTCCACCGGCTTCAGCCCGAGCTGCGCGAGGATGGTGCGCGCTTCGGCGAGGCTCTTGCCGACCAGGTTGGGCACCGTCACCGGCGCGCGACCCTTGCTGAGGATCACCGTCACCTTCGCGCCGGGCTTGACCACAGTGCCCACCTTCGGGTCCGTGGCCAGCACCACACCCGCCGGCAGCGCGTCGTCGTACCGGGAGGAGCCCTTGGCCACGACCAGGTTGGCGCCC from the Micromonospora sp. WMMA1947 genome contains:
- a CDS encoding 3-deoxy-7-phosphoheptulonate synthase class II, with the protein product MRHEWHQLSHPAVGSPGLQTSRPTADSAEDAALGLDRWRELPRAQTPPWDDPAQVAEVCRVLDTVPSVVAPYEVDQLRQRLALVCEGKAFLLQGGDCAETFADNTESHLLANARTLLQMAIVLTYGASLPVVKVARVAGQYTKPRSLPTDARGLPAYRGDMINSLEATPEARVADPQRMIRAYANSAAAMNMLRAYLAGGLADLHAVHDWNKDFVRQSPAGERYDAIAREIDRALAFIRACGMTDDEALRTVTLHCSHEALALEYDRALTRISNGKAYGLSGHFLWIGERTRQIDGAHIDFISRIANPIGVKLGPTTTPDEAIELCEKLNPDNVPGRLTLISRMGNHRVRDALPPIVAKVTAAGAKVVWQCDPMHGNTHESSNGYKTRHFDRIVDEVLGYFEVHRGLDTHPGGLHVELTGEDVTECLGGAQGIEDLDLPDRYETACDPRLNTQQSLELAFLVAEMLRG
- a CDS encoding GntG family PLP-dependent aldolase; translation: MREAMAAAEVGDDVYGEDPTVTALETEVAALFGHEAALFAPSGSMANQIALQLHVPPGDELLCDADAHVVTYELGAAAAYGGISSRTWPAVGAELDPDVVAGMIRPDGYFAVPTRAIAVEQTHNRGGGGVIPLPTLRRMRAVADEHGVALHCDGARIWHAHVADGVPLAEYGVLFDTLSVCLSKGLGAPVGSLVVGSAEKIARARFLRKRMGGGMRQVGILAAAGRYALAHHVERLADDHAKAARLAEAVAPHGVLASVVRTNIVPIDLTKHPLDAHALAAAARAEGLLISVLGPRTARLVTHLDVTDAQVDRAATILNAALRA
- a CDS encoding deoxyribonuclease IV, with product MSGCDGRRRVGSHTPTSGGLARAALPYADAAESEVVQVYVSNSRGWALPPGDRAQDTLFRDGCGERGLPVFIHASLLVNLGSPTPATVTRSAETLAHALRRGRAIGAEGVVFHAGSSVDAGHAEAALRQVREALLPLLDEVAATGGPMLLVEPSAGGGRSLASRVEHLGPYLDAVDRHPMLGVCFDTCHAWAAGHDLAAEGGMTATLDTLVATVGADRLRLVHANDSKDLCGSTRDRHENIGKGTIGEPAFAELMRHPATAGVPVLVETPTEKHIGHAADIAALKRLHP